One stretch of Pedobacter riviphilus DNA includes these proteins:
- a CDS encoding HD domain-containing protein: MNKKKIINDPVYGFISIPSELVYDVISHPYFQRLRYIKQLGMTHLVYPGALHTRFHHALGAMHLMSLAINLLRSKGHTITDGEEESAILAILLHDIGHGPFSHALEHSLVSEIRHEDISAKLMHDLNAHFDGRLTHAIEIFNGTYPKKFLHQLISGQLDLDRMDYLNRDSFFTGVSEGVISFDRIIKMFNVYDDDLVIEEKGIYSIEKFLIARRLMYWQVYLHKTVISGEMILVKLLERAKELSAAGADLFASPSLNYFLKNDINEANFFYQHENLEHFTNLDDQDIYAAVKVWTKHDDKILSTLCKMLTSRNLYKVEMGNEMANRDRVNFLQDAAVNLLEIKPEEARYFVFTDSIQNRAYNAGVGNIKILMKNNDIVDIAKASDLSNLESLQKTVEKYILCYPRGI; this comes from the coding sequence TTGAACAAGAAGAAAATAATAAATGACCCGGTATACGGTTTCATTAGCATTCCGTCCGAATTAGTTTACGATGTGATCTCACATCCTTATTTCCAGCGTTTGCGTTACATCAAACAGCTTGGAATGACTCATTTGGTTTATCCTGGCGCTTTACATACACGTTTCCACCATGCATTAGGTGCCATGCATTTAATGAGTTTGGCCATCAATCTTTTAAGGAGTAAAGGTCATACCATAACCGATGGCGAAGAAGAATCCGCCATTTTGGCCATTTTATTGCACGATATCGGCCATGGTCCTTTTTCGCATGCGTTAGAACATTCTTTGGTAAGTGAAATTAGGCATGAAGATATTTCGGCAAAACTGATGCACGATCTGAATGCACATTTCGATGGACGTTTAACCCATGCCATTGAGATTTTTAACGGCACCTACCCTAAAAAATTTCTGCATCAATTGATTTCTGGTCAGTTAGATCTCGATAGAATGGATTATTTAAACCGCGACAGCTTTTTTACGGGTGTTAGCGAAGGTGTAATCAGTTTCGATCGGATTATTAAGATGTTTAACGTTTACGATGATGATCTGGTAATTGAGGAGAAAGGTATTTACTCTATCGAGAAATTTTTAATTGCCCGGAGACTGATGTACTGGCAGGTTTATCTGCACAAAACCGTTATTTCTGGCGAGATGATTTTGGTAAAATTATTAGAGCGTGCAAAAGAATTATCGGCTGCTGGAGCCGATTTATTTGCTTCACCATCATTAAATTATTTTTTGAAAAACGATATTAATGAGGCTAATTTCTTTTATCAGCACGAAAATCTCGAGCATTTTACCAACCTCGACGATCAGGATATTTATGCAGCCGTTAAGGTTTGGACCAAACATGACGATAAAATTTTGTCTACTTTATGTAAAATGCTTACTTCCAGAAATCTCTATAAAGTAGAAATGGGTAACGAAATGGCTAATCGCGACCGTGTAAACTTTTTGCAGGATGCCGCTGTTAATTTATTAGAAATCAAACCGGAAGAGGCCCGATATTTCGTTTTTACCGATTCTATTCAAAACCGCGCCTATAATGCAGGTGTTGGAAATATTAAGATTTTGATGAAAAATAACGATATTGTTGATATTGCAAAGGCCTCTGATTTGTCTAATCTGGAGTCGCTGCAAAAAACTGTAGAAAAATATATCCTCTGTTACCCCAGAGGGATTTAA
- the porX gene encoding T9SS response regulator signal transducer PorX translates to MQETKILWADDEIDLLKPHILLLNDKGYNVTTFTNGNDALEAFGKAHFDLVFLDENMPGMSGIETLSAIKNLNPDVPVVLITKSEEENLMEDAIGSKIDDYLIKPVNPKQVLLTIKKLIDNKRLVSEKTSMAYQQDFRRLGMTLGDRLNYEEWVDVYKKIVFWELELEKLDDPQMHEILTMQKQEANTQFSKFVEEHYLGWIKEKDKAPLLSNELLKKKAFPHISETTPVFFILIDNLRYDQWKIINPLISEYFRIDEEDMYTSILPTATQYARNAIFSGMMPLDMEKRFPQLWQNDDDEGGKNMHEEAFLADNIKRNIRKDCKFSYNKILTFEQGKDLVDQTNNLLQNDFNAIVFNFVDMLSHARTDMQMIRELANDDAAYRSLTLSWFEHSPLWDLLKKISQKKVKVIITTDHGTIRVKKPVKVIGDRSTNTNLRYKQGRNLNFNAKDVFLIKNPHDALLPKINISSSYIFAREDSYFVYPNNYNQFVNYYNETFQHGGISLEEMIIPVVTYSPR, encoded by the coding sequence ATGCAAGAAACTAAAATATTATGGGCCGATGATGAAATCGACTTATTAAAACCTCATATATTATTACTAAATGATAAAGGTTATAATGTAACCACATTTACCAATGGAAACGATGCGCTGGAAGCATTTGGAAAAGCCCATTTTGATCTGGTTTTTTTGGATGAAAATATGCCAGGCATGAGTGGGATCGAAACACTATCTGCCATTAAAAACCTTAATCCAGATGTTCCTGTTGTGCTGATCACCAAAAGCGAAGAAGAAAATTTGATGGAGGATGCCATTGGTAGCAAGATTGACGATTACCTCATTAAACCAGTAAACCCGAAACAGGTTTTGTTAACCATTAAAAAACTGATTGATAACAAACGCCTGGTGAGCGAGAAAACTTCTATGGCTTATCAACAGGATTTTCGCCGTTTAGGCATGACCTTAGGAGATAGGCTGAATTATGAGGAGTGGGTTGATGTTTATAAAAAGATCGTTTTTTGGGAGCTTGAGTTAGAAAAATTAGACGATCCGCAGATGCATGAAATTTTAACCATGCAAAAACAAGAAGCCAATACGCAGTTTTCTAAATTTGTTGAAGAACATTATTTAGGGTGGATTAAAGAAAAAGATAAAGCCCCGTTGCTTTCTAACGAGTTGTTAAAGAAAAAGGCTTTTCCGCATATTAGCGAGACAACACCTGTCTTTTTTATCCTCATTGATAATTTAAGGTACGATCAGTGGAAAATCATCAATCCCTTAATTTCTGAATATTTCAGAATTGATGAGGAGGATATGTACACCAGTATTTTACCCACGGCCACACAATATGCCCGTAACGCCATTTTTTCGGGAATGATGCCTTTAGATATGGAGAAACGTTTCCCTCAGCTTTGGCAGAACGATGATGATGAAGGTGGGAAAAATATGCACGAAGAGGCTTTTTTGGCCGATAATATTAAACGTAACATCAGAAAAGATTGTAAGTTCAGCTATAACAAAATCTTAACTTTCGAACAAGGAAAGGATTTGGTAGACCAGACGAATAATTTGTTACAGAACGATTTCAATGCGATTGTATTCAATTTTGTTGATATGTTAAGCCATGCCCGCACGGATATGCAGATGATCCGCGAGTTGGCTAATGATGATGCTGCTTACCGTTCGTTAACTTTGTCTTGGTTTGAGCATTCGCCGCTTTGGGACTTACTGAAAAAAATATCTCAGAAAAAGGTAAAAGTGATTATTACAACTGATCATGGGACCATCCGTGTGAAGAAACCGGTTAAAGTAATTGGCGATAGGAGCACAAACACCAATTTAAGATACAAACAAGGTAGAAACCTTAATTTTAATGCAAAAGATGTGTTTCTGATTAAAAACCCTCATGATGCTTTGCTGCCTAAAATCAACATCAGCAGCAGTTATATCTTTGCAAGAGAGGATAGCTATTTCGTTTACCCAAACAACTACAATCAGTTTGTGAATTATTATAACGAAACCTTCCAGCATGGAGGAATATCATTAGAAGAAATGATTATTCCAGTGGTAACGTACTCACCGAGGTAA
- the lpxD gene encoding UDP-3-O-(3-hydroxymyristoyl)glucosamine N-acyltransferase produces MQFTATQISQFLNGSIDGNPDVAVTELSKIEDGKEGSLSFLSNPKYENFLYSTQASVVIVSKDFAPTQPYTSTLIRVENPYSAFTILLDKYNEAVNAQTTQSGIDKLAFVHPTAKIGKNVFIDAFAYIAEHVEIADGCKINSQTFIGANSKVGNNSTFFPGVKIYHNSIIGSRVVIHSNTVIGSDGFGFAPQKDGTYNKIPQIGNVIIEDDVEIGANTTVDRATMGSTIVKKGAKIDNLIQIAHNVEIGENTVLAAQSGISGSTKIGPNSVVGGQVGIAGHLTLAKGTQIGAQAGINFNITEENKQWHGSPAQPLRNWMRASVIFKHLPDVEKRINALEEELKKLTAELEKNTIHNER; encoded by the coding sequence ATGCAATTTACTGCCACGCAGATAAGTCAGTTTCTAAACGGTTCCATTGATGGTAACCCTGATGTAGCCGTTACCGAACTTTCTAAAATAGAAGACGGGAAGGAAGGCTCTTTGTCTTTTCTTTCGAACCCTAAGTACGAAAACTTTTTGTATTCTACTCAGGCGTCAGTTGTTATCGTATCAAAGGATTTCGCTCCTACACAACCGTATACCAGTACATTAATACGTGTAGAAAATCCATACAGCGCTTTTACAATCTTATTAGATAAATATAACGAAGCCGTTAATGCCCAAACCACACAATCTGGAATTGACAAACTGGCATTCGTTCACCCAACAGCAAAAATTGGCAAGAATGTGTTTATAGATGCTTTTGCATATATTGCTGAGCATGTAGAAATTGCCGATGGCTGTAAAATAAATTCGCAAACCTTTATCGGTGCAAATTCTAAAGTTGGCAATAACAGCACCTTTTTTCCTGGTGTAAAAATTTATCACAATTCGATAATCGGCAGCAGAGTTGTTATTCATTCCAATACCGTTATCGGAAGCGATGGCTTTGGTTTTGCCCCACAAAAAGACGGCACTTACAATAAAATCCCTCAGATTGGAAATGTTATCATAGAAGACGATGTAGAAATTGGCGCAAATACAACCGTAGATCGTGCAACAATGGGATCAACAATTGTAAAGAAAGGTGCAAAAATCGATAATCTGATCCAAATTGCGCACAATGTAGAGATTGGCGAAAACACCGTTTTAGCCGCTCAATCAGGTATATCAGGAAGTACAAAAATTGGCCCTAACAGTGTTGTTGGCGGTCAGGTTGGTATAGCAGGGCACTTAACCTTAGCAAAAGGTACGCAGATTGGCGCACAGGCCGGCATTAATTTTAATATTACAGAAGAAAATAAACAATGGCATGGTAGTCCGGCGCAACCACTGCGCAACTGGATGCGTGCCTCAGTAATTTTCAAACATCTTCCAGATGTAGAAAAAAGAATAAATGCGCTCGAAGAGGAATTGAAAAAGCTTACAGCTGAACTGGAAAAGAATACAATACACAATGAACGTTAG
- a CDS encoding bifunctional UDP-3-O-[3-hydroxymyristoyl] N-acetylglucosamine deacetylase/3-hydroxyacyl-ACP dehydratase, translating to MNVRQKTIKQEISASGVGLHTGANVTLTFCPAPENHGFKFQRIDLDGHPIIEADADNVTDTSRGTTLTQNGASVSTVEHVMASLVGMDLDNVLIKLDGPETPIMDGSSIQFVDLLEEVGTVEQNADREYFTIPHNITYTEEDRKVEIVAMPLDDYRFTCMIDYNSPVLGSQHAGINTIAEFKKEIASCRTFCFLHELEYQLSHNLIKGGDLNNAIVIVDKEVTKDELSHLAKLFNRKDIDVAPQGILNNMELRYQNEPARHKLLDMIGDLALVGMHLKGHIMAARPGHAANVAFAKKIKAAIKKEKNKKIQKVYDPNAKPLFDVVKIMEILPHRQPFLFVDKILELSKNHVVGVKNVTMNEEFFKGHFPGAPVFPGVLQIEAMAQVGGILVLCTVPDPENYLTYFLKIDNVRFRAQVLPGDTIVFRCDLLEPIRRGIAQMKGVGMVGEKIVVEAEMMAQISKVKQAEPAQ from the coding sequence ATGAACGTTAGACAAAAAACGATTAAACAAGAAATATCAGCATCTGGTGTTGGTTTACACACAGGCGCTAATGTTACTTTAACATTTTGCCCGGCCCCCGAAAATCATGGCTTTAAATTTCAGCGTATTGATTTAGACGGCCACCCCATTATTGAAGCCGATGCAGATAACGTTACCGATACCTCACGAGGCACCACGCTTACCCAAAATGGTGCTAGTGTAAGTACTGTAGAACATGTAATGGCATCGCTGGTTGGTATGGATCTGGATAACGTACTCATTAAATTAGACGGCCCAGAAACGCCAATTATGGACGGAAGCTCCATCCAGTTTGTGGATTTACTGGAAGAAGTAGGTACAGTTGAGCAAAATGCAGATCGCGAGTATTTCACCATTCCGCATAACATTACCTACACCGAAGAAGATAGAAAAGTGGAAATTGTGGCCATGCCGTTAGACGACTATCGTTTTACGTGTATGATCGATTATAACTCTCCTGTTCTGGGCAGCCAACACGCAGGCATTAATACCATTGCAGAGTTTAAGAAAGAAATTGCTTCTTGCCGTACTTTCTGTTTTCTTCACGAACTGGAATACCAGTTATCGCACAATTTAATTAAAGGCGGCGATTTAAATAACGCCATTGTAATTGTAGATAAAGAGGTTACGAAGGATGAATTAAGCCACCTGGCTAAATTATTTAACCGTAAGGACATTGATGTTGCCCCACAGGGGATTTTGAACAACATGGAACTGCGTTATCAAAACGAGCCAGCCCGTCATAAATTATTAGATATGATTGGCGACTTGGCTTTGGTAGGCATGCATTTAAAAGGCCATATTATGGCTGCCCGCCCTGGCCACGCTGCAAACGTTGCCTTTGCAAAAAAGATTAAAGCAGCCATCAAAAAAGAGAAAAACAAAAAAATACAAAAGGTATACGATCCAAATGCAAAACCATTATTTGATGTAGTTAAAATAATGGAGATTTTGCCACACCGTCAGCCATTTTTATTTGTTGATAAGATACTGGAACTCTCTAAAAACCATGTGGTAGGCGTTAAAAACGTAACCATGAACGAAGAGTTTTTTAAAGGCCACTTTCCTGGTGCGCCGGTATTTCCGGGTGTATTGCAGATTGAGGCTATGGCACAGGTTGGCGGAATCCTTGTCCTGTGTACCGTGCCCGACCCTGAAAATTACCTTACTTATTTCCTAAAAATAGATAACGTACGCTTTAGAGCCCAGGTTCTTCCTGGCGATACTATTGTTTTCCGTTGCGATTTACTTGAACCCATCAGAAGGGGCATTGCCCAGATGAAAGGTGTGGGTATGGTTGGCGAAAAAATCGTTGTCGAAGCCGAAATGATGGCTCAAATTTCAAAAGTTAAACAAGCAGAACCCGCTCAATAA
- the tsaE gene encoding tRNA (adenosine(37)-N6)-threonylcarbamoyltransferase complex ATPase subunit type 1 TsaE — MDIEVNSLADLPAVAQQLSDFAGGQKVFIFEGDMGAGKTTFIKKFCKHLGVDDVVSSPTYSIVNEYESPNGPVFHFDFYRIKDIHEAYDLGYEEYFYGGGVCLIEWPERVEELLPEKLIKIEINVLDENRRLFRFSKV, encoded by the coding sequence ATGGATATTGAAGTTAACAGTTTAGCCGATTTACCTGCTGTAGCACAACAGCTTTCAGACTTTGCCGGTGGCCAAAAAGTCTTCATTTTTGAGGGTGATATGGGCGCAGGAAAAACAACCTTCATTAAAAAATTCTGTAAACATTTAGGTGTTGATGATGTGGTTTCGAGTCCCACTTATTCTATTGTTAACGAATATGAAAGTCCTAATGGTCCGGTGTTCCATTTCGATTTTTATAGAATAAAAGATATTCACGAAGCTTATGATTTGGGCTATGAAGAGTATTTTTATGGTGGTGGTGTCTGTTTAATAGAATGGCCAGAGCGGGTGGAAGAATTGTTACCCGAAAAACTTATTAAAATTGAGATTAATGTGTTGGATGAAAACCGCAGATTATTCAGATTTTCGAAGGTATAA
- a CDS encoding ABC transporter ATP-binding protein: protein MNISLNNVGRRFNKEWIFRNLSAEFSSGNSYAILGPNGSGKSTLLSVLTGSLSPSEGAISFSDTKDIPVENIYKYISLAAPYLELVETFTLMEIIDFHFKFKNFAPGLDAKKLIGILGLEKATNKEIKYFSSGMKQRTKLALACCTDTPILFLDEPTSNLDVQGISWYRELIENFGKGRLTIIGSNQIQEYDFCTNQIQISDYK, encoded by the coding sequence ATGAATATCTCTTTAAATAACGTTGGCAGAAGGTTTAATAAGGAGTGGATTTTCAGGAATTTAAGTGCTGAATTTTCTTCTGGAAATAGTTATGCAATATTAGGTCCCAATGGCTCTGGTAAATCAACATTATTGAGCGTGCTAACTGGCAGTTTATCTCCTTCTGAGGGAGCAATCTCATTCTCAGATACAAAAGATATCCCGGTAGAGAACATCTATAAATATATTAGTTTGGCTGCACCATACCTCGAATTGGTTGAAACTTTCACCTTAATGGAGATTATTGACTTCCACTTTAAGTTCAAAAATTTTGCCCCGGGCCTTGATGCCAAAAAGCTGATCGGAATTTTAGGACTGGAAAAAGCAACAAACAAAGAAATTAAATACTTTTCATCAGGAATGAAGCAAAGAACCAAACTGGCTTTGGCCTGCTGCACCGATACGCCGATTTTATTTTTAGATGAACCAACGAGTAATTTAGACGTTCAGGGAATAAGTTGGTACCGCGAACTGATCGAAAATTTCGGAAAAGGGCGTTTAACGATAATTGGCTCTAATCAGATTCAGGAGTATGATTTCTGCACAAATCAAATACAAATATCTGATTACAAGTAA
- a CDS encoding GNAT family N-acetyltransferase: MSDLTLIRTDSDHTDFRTLVALLDQDLAIRDGDDHAFYAQFNKVDAIREVIVAYQNGAAVGCGAIKSFSAAAAEVKRMFVHPDYRKQGIAAKVLNELESWATELGFTVCVLETGKKQPEAIALYQKVGYNITPNYGQYIGVDNSVCMSKPLNA; encoded by the coding sequence ATGAGTGATTTAACGCTGATCAGAACCGATTCAGACCATACCGATTTTAGAACATTGGTTGCCTTGCTCGATCAGGATTTAGCGATTAGAGATGGTGACGACCATGCTTTTTATGCCCAGTTTAACAAGGTTGATGCCATCAGAGAAGTGATTGTGGCCTATCAAAATGGAGCCGCTGTTGGCTGTGGCGCCATAAAGTCTTTTTCAGCAGCAGCTGCTGAAGTTAAAAGAATGTTTGTACATCCAGATTACCGGAAGCAAGGCATAGCTGCTAAAGTTTTGAATGAATTAGAAAGCTGGGCTACTGAACTGGGTTTTACTGTATGTGTATTAGAAACGGGTAAAAAACAACCAGAGGCCATTGCACTTTACCAAAAAGTGGGTTACAACATTACACCCAACTACGGGCAATATATTGGCGTTGATAACAGCGTTTGCATGTCTAAACCCCTTAACGCCTAG
- the lpxA gene encoding acyl-ACP--UDP-N-acetylglucosamine O-acyltransferase yields the protein MIQPLAYIHPQAKIAENVVIEPFVVIHKDVVIGEGTWIGSNVTIMDGARIGKNCRIFPGAVISGEPQDLKFAGEVTTAEIGDNTTIRECVTINRGTKDKWKTVIGSNCLIQAYSHIAHDCEVGNNCIFSNSTTLAGHITIGNNVVLAGLVAIHQFVKVGSYAFVTGGSLVRKDVPPYVKAAREPLSYAGINSVGLRRRGFTNEQIDEIQEIYRVLFVKHNNVTKALDMIEAEFKPTEIRDEIVDFIRNSNRGVMKGFGMGS from the coding sequence ATGATACAACCCCTAGCATATATACATCCTCAGGCAAAAATTGCCGAAAACGTGGTAATTGAACCTTTTGTAGTGATACATAAAGATGTTGTGATTGGAGAGGGAACGTGGATCGGATCGAACGTGACCATTATGGATGGTGCACGTATTGGTAAAAACTGCCGCATCTTTCCTGGTGCAGTGATTTCTGGAGAACCTCAGGATCTAAAATTTGCCGGTGAGGTAACGACTGCAGAAATTGGCGATAATACAACTATCCGCGAATGTGTAACCATTAACCGGGGCACCAAAGATAAATGGAAAACGGTTATCGGCAGTAATTGTCTTATCCAGGCCTATTCGCATATTGCACACGATTGCGAGGTTGGAAACAACTGTATTTTCTCTAACAGCACCACTTTAGCTGGTCACATTACCATTGGTAACAATGTTGTTCTGGCTGGTTTGGTTGCCATACACCAGTTTGTTAAAGTAGGTTCTTATGCCTTTGTAACTGGAGGTTCATTGGTACGTAAAGATGTTCCACCTTATGTTAAAGCGGCTCGGGAGCCACTTTCTTATGCGGGTATTAACTCCGTAGGCTTGCGCAGAAGAGGTTTTACCAATGAGCAGATTGATGAGATTCAAGAAATTTACCGCGTACTTTTTGTAAAGCACAACAACGTAACCAAAGCTTTAGATATGATTGAAGCCGAATTTAAACCTACTGAAATACGTGATGAAATTGTAGATTTTATCCGTAATTCTAACCGCGGGGTAATGAAGGGTTTTGGCATGGGAAGCTAA